The Nicotiana sylvestris chromosome 6, ASM39365v2, whole genome shotgun sequence genomic sequence CAAAAAATTATAGTGCATGTATATGAATTAAAAATTACAATTTTTTATACATCTAAATTAAATCTTGAACACACTTAACGAAATGCCTGGTTTCGCCACTGTCTGCACCTAATGAAAAGGTTGATCTTCTCCACTCTCCGATGTTCCAAAGCCAACAAAATAAGATCGACAAGAAATACATCCCAAAACAATGTAAATGAAAGAATTAAAGAGTTTGTAGCAAATTTCTCCATGATTTTCTCAGCGATCAGAAGACAAAACATTCGACAACAAACAGATATAATCCAGAAGGCAACGTTAATTAACAAACAAATGAGATGTAATTAACatgcaaaaatgaagaaaaagacaaGATTTAATGAGTTCAAACCTCGGAATGACGATGATAATAACTTTAGCAAAACTGAGAATTAAACAGAAAATTTTCTGTTTGATAGAGCTATCAAGATGGGGTCTGAGTGAGGAGCTGAAGAAACGAGGCAAAAGTCTTTCTAAAAGCATATAAAACGGGTCTGAAGACAGGTGTCAACACAACATTTCATGCAATTCGTTTGCTGTTTTTCCCCCCCACGTAAATAGTGTATTAGTAAAGTTTTACACTAGCGTATAAGTTTGATTAGAGTAAAATTTCTTGACATTGCTCATATTGTATTATAATTTAAACCCATAATTACATCATTAAGATAACGGAAAATGGCCAAATATATCCCGTACTATCAAAAAAGACTTAAATGTACCATTCGTTATATTTTAAGTTTATATATACCCCTGTTGTTATAATATTGGTTCGAATATATTCTTTTCCCGTTAAGTTTGTCCAAAGTGGACATCCAATCCTTCGTGGCACTGATATTTGATGATGTGGATGTCACATGGATTGCCACCTCTCGCCCCATGTGGGTAAAATGGATTAGAGGCGTTGAGGTGGCAATTCATGCATGTGGCATCCACCTCATCAAATATCAGTGCCACGTATGATTCGATGTTCAACTTAGACAAACTTAACAGAAGAAGGTATATTTGAACTAATAGTATTACGGCCGAAGTATATTTGAACCCAAAATATAACGaaatatatatttaatattttcTCATAGTAAAAGAGTATATTTGGCCTTCGGCGCTAAGATAATAACAAATTTACTAACAATCCACGAGAGTTTTCCAAGAGAACACTTGAACTAAAGAGATAAAGGAAAATATTAGAAATCCATTCccactaaaaaaagaaaataaacgaCAGGTCATGAAATATGCATATACCGTACTTTAGCATTTACATAAGGAACTCTAAAAGTATGGTAAAAAACAATAATTAAAGACTTTCTAATTAATAATACACGGTACAATCAAATCTCTCAGTCTCGtttgttcttatattttttggaTATTATAGTGAAGTGCTGTTATAAAGAATATATATTATAACCTAACATAAAAAATTGTTCCAAAGAAAATTTAATCATTATAATGAATTGTCGTTATAAATGATaactgttatagagaggtctcgACGGCAGAAAGGAAGATAATATCACAAAATGAGGAGTTACTTTCTGAAAAGCTACAGCAAATCCTTCTATTACTACAGCCTACAGCTGGATCAAGTaattcaatgatttacatttccTTACTGGTTTTTATCATTACCTACCGCTTTATTACCAGGATTTAGAAAGCTTGTTTGAGCTGAATAATTAtttcaatttattttattattttttcctatTAACTAGTTATTAATCATAATTAGTGATTATGTATCGAATTAAGAAGTTCTTCCCATTAATTACTAAATATTACATCAATAAGTTTTCTCTTAATTTGGATAATTGGAAATGATTCTCATAATCTAAAGTTCTAAATCAAATTAGTCAGAAGTATTTGATATACTCTCAGATTTGAATGGCATGAAAATGTATGTAATTCTTGCATTTTATGCGACACTCTTATTGTTTTAGTGAGTCGATAGTTTTTTCTTTGACAAGAAGATTTCTTACTTTGTGAAACATTTTAAATTATACAAAATTATGAGTTATATTAGTTTTATGTGAGTTTTAAATACGTAAATTTATTTTAAGTAAATTAAAGAATCACTAAAATGAAATGATTTGGTATTATATATGCCCGAACTTAATGAAATGAATGAATGAAGTACAACataagggagaaattcaaaaatagccagatttataactggttattcaaaaataggccagtttcaaaagtaatcgaaatttagccacttttcatgtaaagataaatctgagcgaaaaaaTTGTttaaaacccggaaaatacgccagtacattatactggaattccagtataagtatgcttgaactccagcatattatactggagttccagcataatatgatggagttccagcataagtacactagaactccaacataatatactggagttccagcaagtataattgtccagtataatatactggagtttggagcaccggtgctccagtcttcagtatattatactggagtcagcaaagtataccggtccagcataatatgctggagttgatacacaggtgcaccgaactccagtatattatgctggactggtcTCTGTTGCAgaaaaatagtggttattttttattgacttcgtaaacgctggctatttttgaatgaccagtccgaaaactggctataccgtgctatttttacacaACATAATGGATCCAAGTTCATCCGGCCCAAAAGTAGAATACTGGACAAAGGCCCATTTACAGTTTCCAGATCCAGTTCATAATCGTTGGTTCCTATGCTAGGTGCTCTCTCTCTCTAAAGTAAATCTATTCGATATTTTTTGCCCTCTCAGTCTCAGATGCTCTCAATCAATCACTTTCTGAAACGATAGATCTCGGTCACCCTACTGTATCACTAAACATTGACAAGGTTCGATTTCCAATTTTTTTCTGTATATTCGCATTGATACTTTATCTTTCTTTTTGCGTTTTTAGGGAGAAATTTATTTATTATGATTTAGATCTTACGGAACTGAATTTTTGCTATATTTTGCACCTTTATGCTACCAGTAGACACTGCTTAAGTTTGACTTACTGTTTGTTAGGGTGAATATCGTAATTCAATGgtgaaattttgatttttttttttggtttccaaTATTTCACTACTATTAGATTATGTAAAACTGATTTTAGAACAGTAATGAAAAGTTGATGCTTGATCAGGCTTACGTTGATAATGTGGAATTCAGCTTGGAAAACAGCTTTGCTATCCTCGTCAACAGTTACAATTGAGCTTATTTTATTCTCAGATAGGGAAACTTGAATATGATTTGAAATTATAGTTAAATCATGCATTAATTGATGTGCAAACTCACACGGGAACACATATAACTCAAATAGTgtttgaaggggagccttggcgtaactggtaaagttgcttcCATGTGACCAGGAGGCCACAGGTTCGAGCCGAGTAAAAAGCatcttgcagaaatgtagggtaatGATGCGTACGATAGGCCCTTGTGGTCCGGTCCTTCCCCGGActccgcgcatagcgggagcttaatgcaccgggctgcccttttattGTTTGTCAGGACGTTTTCTATTCATCTCGAGTAGCAAATACAAGATTCCTTGTTTACTCTTTTCTTTCCAGTATTTTGATTATGATTTCTTTTTTAGTATTTTACGCGTCACAGCAATTAGGAATCAAGAATCTATATCTTTAGATCAAAGAAGGTTCTAGCTGTTGGAATAATGGTATCTTTCTGTGGTATTGTGTTCAGCTCGGTCTCTGTGCATATATAGTTGTGATTATTACGTACATGCATATAGGTCCGAACCCATTTCTCAAGGAAGTAGTGGGTGCAGCAGTACTCTGCATTTTACTGACTTAATGTCCATTATACACCTTCTGCTGTAGTACCTTTATTAGAGCTCATGGACTCTACCCGCATGTATGCCGTAAATCTCGTATGTATTTGCTAATATGTTCTCCATGTTGCTTATGCGTTTTATACTTAGTGCTGGATTTTAATTTATGACGTTATGGCAGAGAATAATATATTGAAGTTGGGAAAATGGCTGACGACAGTAAGGCAACTGAGAACCATAGCGTCACTTCTGATAATAACTTATCTCCAGAGAGCTGTAATGAGGTATCAATTGATTCCTTAGCACGACAGGTGCAAGAATCTCTCTCACTGGCGAAGAAGCATAAGTTTTGGGAGACTCAACCAGTGGGCCAGTTTAAGGATCTTGGAGATACAAGCTTGCCCGAAGGTCCTATTGAACCTCCAACACCCTTATCTGAAGTTAAGCAGGAGCCTTACAATCTTCCTAGTCCATATGAGTGGACCACCTGTGATTTGGACTCCGAAGATATGTGTAATGAGGTCTATGTTCTTCTAACAAACAATTATGTCGAAGATGATGAGAACATGTTTAGGTTCAATTACTCAAAGGAATTTCTTCGATGGGCACTTCATCCTCCGGGTTACTACAAGAGCTGGCACATTGGAGTCAGAGTGAAGACCTCGAAGAAATTGGTTGCTTTTATTACAGGGGTACCGGCAAAGATACGCGCTAGAGATACTGTTGTGGTCATGGCAGAGATAAACTTTCTGTGTGTTCATAAGAAGCTTAGATCAAAAAGACTTGCTCCTGTCATGATAAAGGAGGTCACGAGGAGAGTTCACTTGGAGAATATTTGGCAAGCTGCTTATACAGCTGGGGTGGTCCTTCCGACACCTATATCAACATGTCAATATTGGCATAGATCTTTGAATCCAAAGAAGCTTATCGATGTTGGGTTTTCTAGGCTTGGCCCGAGAATGACAATGAGCCGCACAATAAAGCTTTATAAGTTACCTGATCAGACTGTCACACCTGGGTTCAGAAAGATGGAGCCCCATGATGTTCCCGCCGTTACTCGGTTGCTTAGGAATTACTTGAAGCAGTTTGCAGTTGCACCTGATTTTGATGAAAATGACGTGGAACACTGGCTTCTGCCAAAGGAGGATGTTGTTGACAGCTATCTGGTTGAAAGCCCCGAGACTCATGAAATCACGGACTTCTGTAGTTTTTACA encodes the following:
- the LOC104244513 gene encoding glycylpeptide N-tetradecanoyltransferase 1-like yields the protein MADDSKATENHSVTSDNNLSPESCNEVSIDSLARQVQESLSLAKKHKFWETQPVGQFKDLGDTSLPEGPIEPPTPLSEVKQEPYNLPSPYEWTTCDLDSEDMCNEVYVLLTNNYVEDDENMFRFNYSKEFLRWALHPPGYYKSWHIGVRVKTSKKLVAFITGVPAKIRARDTVVVMAEINFLCVHKKLRSKRLAPVMIKEVTRRVHLENIWQAAYTAGVVLPTPISTCQYWHRSLNPKKLIDVGFSRLGPRMTMSRTIKLYKLPDQTVTPGFRKMEPHDVPAVTRLLRNYLKQFAVAPDFDENDVEHWLLPKEDVVDSYLVESPETHEITDFCSFYTLPSSILGNQNYSTLKAAYSYYNVSTKTPWIQLMNDALIVAKQKDFDVFNALDVMHNETFLKELKFGPGDGKLHYYLYNYRLKHVLRSSELGLVLL